A part of Acropora palmata chromosome 6, jaAcrPala1.3, whole genome shotgun sequence genomic DNA contains:
- the LOC141883940 gene encoding neuromedin-U receptor 2-like, with protein sequence MTSQCNDSNHNITFTSTNLKEPSALIIFMTGLQVAIGVFGVVGNAIVCLTIIRKPYLLGVTNQHIFSLSIADLGVLLINLPLAILKELYPFKWFLGETVCLYVSPATETFYGAAILSITLISFERYVNIAKKAIRARRVRSRTRRRAVLLGAWVASFVLTSAPTYKFYAYDSCHKLCYLTWSPTYFMIFMIALNVFLYYLPLAIITFSSLSIARVVSKRTRLILKEDSTSFTSTSGHGRKQPSSSLKTMLRQKKRTYRILKPLVILFAVTMFPVTVFRLMLIFWTEFPAQNYYSIILTLAASSTVVNSAADPLIYCVVNKEFRREVKRLLPGYLVGMVFRTFRKRRDKREISGREPQTTETAIQETYL encoded by the coding sequence ATGACCTCTCAATGTAACGACAGCAACCACAACATCACATTCACTTCGACGAATCTGAAAGAGCCATCTGCACTGATCATATTTATGACAGGTTTGCAAGTTGCAATCGGTGTCTTTGGTGTTGTTGGCAATGCAATTGTCTGTTTGACGATCATTCGGAAGCCCTACCTGCTCGGAGTCACGAATCAACACATTTTCAGTCTTTCAATTGCAGATCTAGGGGTGTTATTGATCAATTTGCCGCTTGCCATTCTAAAGGAACTATATCCATTCAAATGGTTCTTGGGAGAAACGGTTTGTCTTTACGTATCGCCTGCCACTGAAACCTTCTATGGAGCAGCTATATTATCTATCACCCTGATTTCATTCGAACGATACGTTAACATCGCAAAGAAGGCCATTCGCGCCAGAAGAGTGCGATCTCGAACCAGGAGACGAGCTGTACTGCTGGGCGCATGGGTTGCATCGTTCGTGTTAACTTCGGCCCCAACCTACAAGTTTTATGCTTATGACTCATGCCACAAGCTGTGCTACTTAACATGGTCACCAACCTACTTCATGATTTTCATGATAGCGCTAAACGTGTTCCTGTATTATCTCCCACTCGCAATTATAACATTCAGTTCTCTTAGCATCGCAAGAGTGGTTTCAAAGAGAACAAGATTGATTCTAAAAGAGGATTCAACTAGCTTTACCTCGACTTCAGGCCACGGACGAAAACAACCGTCCTCAAGTTTGAAAACCATGCTTCGCCAAAAAAAGAGGACATATCGCATTCTAAAGCCTTTAGTTATCTTGTTCGCAGTCACCATGTTCCCCGTTACGGTCTTTCGGTTGATGCTAATATTTTGGACGGAATTTCCAGCTCAGAACTACTACTCCATCATATTGACCCTTGCGGCTAGTTCGACAGTTGTCAACTCCGCAGCAGATCCACTAATCTATTGTGTTGTAAACAAGGAATTTCGTAGGGAAGTCAAGCGCCTTTTACCTGGCTATTTGGTGGGAATGGTGTTCCGGACTTTCAGAAAACGACGAGACAAGAGAGAAATTAGTGGCCGCGAGCCTCAGACCACAGAAACAGCCATTCAAGAAACATACCtttaa
- the LOC141883937 gene encoding uncharacterized protein LOC141883937 isoform X2 — translation MNMSVSQRECAGQNTTNSYSFAVENSWGVGSLRQCAGFPASSTIQEDKKSYITPLGALVICWDVETKEKKFSFQAHSDLITVLLHNPRLNVILTACYGGEVKLWDSNWELLLSSKAQVGEIHFADWSTKGDRILLCGGLDSVVIVYDLVQSGEKSWKIEEKWSVSAPQPAKMFARNSINHDLEKPGSSTYVEQKDYYDMAIFTPQNRVIALLQRHHNNFSEAHLYSCDGLFLRSQTVDPLGDRKSSLMYLSPCHNGVFAVGFQGGLFLLLSEEDLSVISVFQSTGSAQVALWCGDYLLAVSYLSGVFSWWNVHGELVNEIHGGPTNSITHLSWAAHGKQLWVGGIMSIHYVTLNFNNQKETFPSSLTVNQTIEFLEVTGCGIAMNDNNLVLAGDFSGNVFVWEKGKSNPIFRTKHEISIRCLTWNNGYAFIGCLDGDLLRWLPGKDSGPSIALTCFGDVMAMAWSQDLTTLAVGLGTGNLCTYKFLQVSSPDPKELINFSAHVIIKEGQEMTAEIWSVCWSPCGTMIVTASEDQTAIVWKAVNGEKLETLTGHTTAVTSVDWKVMSNGQQILATCADDRTVHIRDGVTFEMKHMLDTKDIPGWYTLTYLGLNPIHHWCLCSTQNGHLVLWDSLSGERLGCRKMNAGSIEGLVWNKDYTLCATVSSDCVVSVFSVNDILSKI, via the exons ATGAACATGTCTGTGTCCCAACGTGAATGCGCTGGGCAAAATACCACAAACAGTTATAGTTTTGCGGTAGAAAACTCGTGGGGAGTTGGTTCCCTTCGTCAATGTGCCGGCTTTCCAGCGAGTTCTACGAttcaagaagacaaaaaatcTTACATCACACCGCTTGGAGCCCTTGTTATTTGCTGGGAcgttgaaacaaaagagaaaaaattctCTTTCCAAGCCCATAGTGATCTTATTACAGTGCTGCTGCATAATCCTCGTCTAAATGTTATCTTAACAGCTTGTTACGGCGGCGAAGTCAAACTCTGGGATTCAAACTGGGAGCTACTTCTAAGCTCTAAAGCACAAGTTGGAGAAATTCATTTTGCGGATTGGTCTACTAAAGGAGACCGAATTCTTCTATGCGGGGGATTAGATTCAGTTGTGATTGTTTATGATCTTGTTCAATCTGGTGAAAAGTCATGGAAGATTGAGGAAAAGTGGAGTGTGAGTGCTCCTCAACCAGCTAAGATGTTTGCACGGAACAGCATAAACCATGATCTTGAAAAACCAGGTAGCTCTACATATGTTGAGCAGAAGGACTACTATGACATGGCGATTTTTACGCCCCAAAATAGAGTTATCGCTCTCCTGCAACGACATCACAATAACTTCAGTGAGGCACATTTGTACTCTTGCGATGGTTTATTTTTGAGGTCTCAAACTGTAGATCCACTAGGAGACAGAAAGTCCTCTTTGATGTACCTTTCACCTTGTCACAATGGTGTCTTTGCAGTTGGGTTTCAGGGTGGGTTATTCCTTCTCCTTAGTGAAGAGGATCTTTCTGTCATATCTGTATTCCAATCTACTGGTTCTGCACAAGTGGCACTTTGGTGTGGTGACTACCTCCTGGCAGTTTCATACCTCTCCGGAGTGTTTTCATGGTGGAACGTGCATGGTGAGCTTGTCAATGAGATCCATGGTGGCCCCACAAACTCTATTACTCACCTAAGCTGGGCTGCTCATGGAAAGCAGCTATGGGTTGGTGGTATCATGTCCATTCATTATGTCACCTTGAATTTCAACAATCAAAAGGAAACATTTCCAAGCAGTCTTACAGTGAACCAGACAATTGAATTCCTTGAAGTGACAGGATGTGGCATTGCAATGAATGATAACAACCTAGTCTTAGCCGGTGACTTTTCTGGAAATGTATTTGTTTGGGAGAAGGGAAAAAGCAATCCCATTTTTAGAACAAAGCATGAAATTTCCATTAGATGCCTGACTTGGAACAATGGATATGCTTTCATTGGTTGCTTGGATGGTGATCTTTTACGATGGCTTCCTGGAAAGGATTCTGGCCCAAGTATTGCTCTGACCTGTTTTGGGGATGTTATGGCTATGGCATGGTCACAAGATCTTACCACCTTAGCTGTTGGCTTAGGTACTGGAAACTTATGCACCTATAAATTTCTGCAAGTTAGTTCACCTGACCCCAAAGAGCTGATAAATTTCAGTGCTCATGTAATCATCAAGGAAGGACAAGAAATGACAGCTGAGATATGGAGTGTGTGTTGGAGTCCTTGTGGCACCATGATTGTGACAGCATCAGAAGATCAAACTGCAATTGTATGGAAAGCTGTAAATG GGGAAAAGCTGGAAACATTAACTGGTCATACCACAGCGGTGACATCAGTCGACTGGAAAGTAATGTCCAATGGGCAGCAGATATTAGCTACTTGTGCTGATGACAGAACAGTGCACATTAGAGATGGGGTAACATTTGAGATGAAGCACATGCTGGATACAAAAGACATCCCGGGATGGTATACACTGACATACTTAGGCCTCAATCCCATTCATCACTGGTGCCTTTGTTCAACACAAAACGGTCACCTGGTACTCTGGGATTCTTTGAGTGGAGAGCGGCTTGGGTGCAGGAAAATGAATGCAGGATCAATAGAGGGACTCGTGTGGAACAAGGACTACACTTTGTGTGCTACTGTCAGCTCGGATTGTGTTGTAAGTGTCTTCAGCGTAAATGACATACTCAGCAAAATATAA
- the LOC141883937 gene encoding uncharacterized protein LOC141883937 isoform X1, translating to MNMSVSQRECAGQNTTNSYSFAVENSWGVGSLRQCAGFPASSTIQEDKKSYITPLGALVICWDVETKEKKFSFQAHSDLITVLLHNPRLNVILTACYGGEVKLWDSNWELLLSSKAQVGEIHFADWSTKGDRILLCGGLDSVVIVYDLVQSGEKSWKIEEKWSVSAPQPAKMFARNSINHDLEKPGSSTYVEQKDYYDMAIFTPQNRVIALLQRHHNNFSEAHLYSCDGLFLRSQTVDPLGDRKSSLMYLSPCHNGVFAVGFQGGLFLLLSEEDLSVISVFQSTGSAQVALWCGDYLLAVSYLSGVFSWWNVHGELVNEIHGGPTNSITHLSWAAHGKQLWVGGIMSIHYVTLNFNNQKETFPSSLTVNQTIEFLEVTGCGIAMNDNNLVLAGDFSGNVFVWEKGKSNPIFRTKHEISIRCLTWNNGYAFIGCLDGDLLRWLPGKDSGPSIALTCFGDVMAMAWSQDLTTLAVGLGTGNLCTYKFLQVSSPDPKELINFSAHVIIKEGQEMTAEIWSVCWSPCGTMIVTASEDQTAIVWKAVNGEKLETLTGHTTAVTSVDWKVMSNGQQILATCADDRTVHIRDGVTFEMKHMLDTKDIPGWYTLTYLGLNPIHHWCLCSTQNGHLVLWDSLSGERLGCRKMNAGSIEGLVWNKDYTLCATVSSDCVVISPYGVSERSFESSLDETSSVIGHVLKT from the exons ATGAACATGTCTGTGTCCCAACGTGAATGCGCTGGGCAAAATACCACAAACAGTTATAGTTTTGCGGTAGAAAACTCGTGGGGAGTTGGTTCCCTTCGTCAATGTGCCGGCTTTCCAGCGAGTTCTACGAttcaagaagacaaaaaatcTTACATCACACCGCTTGGAGCCCTTGTTATTTGCTGGGAcgttgaaacaaaagagaaaaaattctCTTTCCAAGCCCATAGTGATCTTATTACAGTGCTGCTGCATAATCCTCGTCTAAATGTTATCTTAACAGCTTGTTACGGCGGCGAAGTCAAACTCTGGGATTCAAACTGGGAGCTACTTCTAAGCTCTAAAGCACAAGTTGGAGAAATTCATTTTGCGGATTGGTCTACTAAAGGAGACCGAATTCTTCTATGCGGGGGATTAGATTCAGTTGTGATTGTTTATGATCTTGTTCAATCTGGTGAAAAGTCATGGAAGATTGAGGAAAAGTGGAGTGTGAGTGCTCCTCAACCAGCTAAGATGTTTGCACGGAACAGCATAAACCATGATCTTGAAAAACCAGGTAGCTCTACATATGTTGAGCAGAAGGACTACTATGACATGGCGATTTTTACGCCCCAAAATAGAGTTATCGCTCTCCTGCAACGACATCACAATAACTTCAGTGAGGCACATTTGTACTCTTGCGATGGTTTATTTTTGAGGTCTCAAACTGTAGATCCACTAGGAGACAGAAAGTCCTCTTTGATGTACCTTTCACCTTGTCACAATGGTGTCTTTGCAGTTGGGTTTCAGGGTGGGTTATTCCTTCTCCTTAGTGAAGAGGATCTTTCTGTCATATCTGTATTCCAATCTACTGGTTCTGCACAAGTGGCACTTTGGTGTGGTGACTACCTCCTGGCAGTTTCATACCTCTCCGGAGTGTTTTCATGGTGGAACGTGCATGGTGAGCTTGTCAATGAGATCCATGGTGGCCCCACAAACTCTATTACTCACCTAAGCTGGGCTGCTCATGGAAAGCAGCTATGGGTTGGTGGTATCATGTCCATTCATTATGTCACCTTGAATTTCAACAATCAAAAGGAAACATTTCCAAGCAGTCTTACAGTGAACCAGACAATTGAATTCCTTGAAGTGACAGGATGTGGCATTGCAATGAATGATAACAACCTAGTCTTAGCCGGTGACTTTTCTGGAAATGTATTTGTTTGGGAGAAGGGAAAAAGCAATCCCATTTTTAGAACAAAGCATGAAATTTCCATTAGATGCCTGACTTGGAACAATGGATATGCTTTCATTGGTTGCTTGGATGGTGATCTTTTACGATGGCTTCCTGGAAAGGATTCTGGCCCAAGTATTGCTCTGACCTGTTTTGGGGATGTTATGGCTATGGCATGGTCACAAGATCTTACCACCTTAGCTGTTGGCTTAGGTACTGGAAACTTATGCACCTATAAATTTCTGCAAGTTAGTTCACCTGACCCCAAAGAGCTGATAAATTTCAGTGCTCATGTAATCATCAAGGAAGGACAAGAAATGACAGCTGAGATATGGAGTGTGTGTTGGAGTCCTTGTGGCACCATGATTGTGACAGCATCAGAAGATCAAACTGCAATTGTATGGAAAGCTGTAAATG GGGAAAAGCTGGAAACATTAACTGGTCATACCACAGCGGTGACATCAGTCGACTGGAAAGTAATGTCCAATGGGCAGCAGATATTAGCTACTTGTGCTGATGACAGAACAGTGCACATTAGAGATGGGGTAACATTTGAGATGAAGCACATGCTGGATACAAAAGACATCCCGGGATGGTATACACTGACATACTTAGGCCTCAATCCCATTCATCACTGGTGCCTTTGTTCAACACAAAACGGTCACCTGGTACTCTGGGATTCTTTGAGTGGAGAGCGGCTTGGGTGCAGGAAAATGAATGCAGGATCAATAGAGGGACTCGTGTGGAACAAGGACTACACTTTGTGTGCTACTGTCAGCTCGGATTGTGTT GTCATCTCACCCTATGGAGTATCGGAACGGAGTTTCGAGTCCAGTTTGGACGAGACATCATCGGTAATTGGACATGTATTGAAAACCTGA